One stretch of Corynebacterium callunae DSM 20147 DNA includes these proteins:
- a CDS encoding DNA polymerase III subunit epsilon (3'-5' exonuclease of DNA polymerase III) has product MTTSEKYGVQNQSRQDNVRNSVDSELERQQAIEAAPYVSVTIQSSGIHPSTSRMITIDLVTLSPRLEPVETFHAVLDSKTDPGPFHLHGVTEEEFAGAKKFGQILKSLDRLIDGRTLLIHNVARSWGFIVSEAKRAMNDAARANRNNNRGNRRGGRGRRRQRVGHIPKPLVIVDTLASARRQAIVLDDVRTRGVAATLGVEAPAAQASVARAQVPHRELCREETLLVARLYGSLKRSGPLAEIDPQSLRADKFGLQRSIIRVQAQEATPTLVNPGTYEPGKTLIAGMEVVVAPEIEMDPDIIIQACVDADLSYSEKLTRQTSVVVCNQTRDIDGKAMHAQRKGIPLLSDVAFLAAVKRVKEGKKVDVEKR; this is encoded by the coding sequence ATGACCACCTCAGAAAAATACGGTGTCCAAAATCAAAGCCGGCAGGATAACGTTCGAAATTCTGTTGACTCTGAGCTAGAGCGCCAACAAGCTATCGAGGCGGCTCCTTATGTTTCCGTAACCATCCAATCAAGTGGCATTCACCCTTCCACTTCACGCATGATCACCATTGATCTGGTGACGTTGTCTCCTCGTTTGGAGCCGGTGGAAACATTCCATGCGGTATTGGATTCTAAAACTGATCCCGGTCCTTTCCATCTTCATGGTGTGACCGAGGAAGAGTTCGCTGGCGCCAAAAAGTTTGGGCAGATCTTGAAAAGCTTGGACCGACTCATCGATGGGCGCACCCTCCTTATTCATAATGTTGCGCGGAGCTGGGGTTTTATTGTCTCCGAAGCCAAGCGAGCTATGAATGATGCTGCGCGCGCCAATCGTAATAACAATCGTGGGAATCGCCGTGGGGGTCGCGGACGCCGCAGGCAGCGCGTGGGGCACATCCCGAAGCCGCTGGTGATCGTCGATACGCTTGCATCGGCGCGTCGACAAGCAATTGTTTTAGACGACGTCCGAACCCGTGGCGTGGCAGCCACCTTGGGCGTTGAGGCGCCTGCAGCACAAGCCTCGGTGGCCCGCGCACAGGTACCGCACCGTGAACTGTGTCGCGAAGAAACGTTGCTGGTGGCACGGCTTTATGGCTCATTGAAGCGGTCGGGGCCGCTGGCGGAAATCGATCCGCAATCCTTGCGCGCCGACAAGTTCGGTTTGCAGCGCTCGATCATCCGGGTGCAGGCGCAGGAAGCCACGCCGACGCTGGTCAACCCTGGAACGTATGAGCCGGGCAAAACGCTGATCGCTGGGATGGAAGTGGTGGTCGCGCCGGAAATTGAGATGGATCCGGACATCATTATCCAAGCGTGTGTCGATGCGGATTTGTCCTATTCTGAGAAGCTGACTCGGCAAACATCGGTGGTGGTGTGCAATCAAACCCGCGACATTGACGGCAAAGCCATGCACGCCCAGCGCAAAGGAATTCCGCTGCTTTCAGATGTTGCCTTCTTAGCAGCTGTTAAAAGGGTGAAAGAAGGAAAGAAAGTGGACGTCGAAAAGCGTTAG
- a CDS encoding SpaA isopeptide-forming pilin-related protein has product MRTSPRVSFWGKVAQPLSRRVLSGAAAVMLVAGLGLTGAAPVLADEETEIIPVEDSDNSTEESVSQEPTDTETDTETTPESEAPDKDLELPTTDSLDKLLNSLGEQGTAPYIYWDVRDTDGELVPGATFKLEYREDDEWVSGPDADQIEDCDELCAELEDQDQLDINTTAGEILLENRASGRNSRLEEGVNYRISQVGAPEGYSWVIDGDNTQTIGEDDEDLAEWNNEDTHHFGTFEVQKGSPIAMRAARASANLTCEPGYVYGISANGQLQQVSTGNVTSVGSRASGVSNFNGLGIGDNGEVVYAYERTNSSRTVTMHSFNVASGSWTNTGDTYDTSNSPGNYTGGLVAGAINLNNGKYYFGGFQTDSSSVWGNIYYTQVFKVWEYDPSGSFTYKGYMPTYSGRNNPGATNGDMAFNSTGDLFVVRGSGTTTTVFSVTANNFNSASGGQITTSGSNNFTTMNNVNGVAFDAAGRGYLGAGGEIRSYAMPNWSNQQNVVSSRYSGTDLASCSSPATITIEKEVIGGRVQSEDQFSLTLHQGNELLGSATTTGSELGIQEDRIGPLPTARGVTLNFAETGANGANLANYASAYECTVTYVGGATIDLGQQQGSSGSVYIPDDGDSINCVIRNSPLVSTVNITKLVTDAQGNNPQPRSGWEVSASASIVTTPATPVQQTDVDGSASWEMKFDSFDQTTNVSVAEVMQDGYQFQSGVCEVTSLTGAERQIELTGPENTALNNIGPGDAIECTYINKPSTGAFKIIKKFKEDNVPSGFGVDTQFSGNYVCKIEDAVVKEGTWTSTGEGEATLDPAGDNLPAGAECEVTETEPESTSGLPNDSWSWDTPEIGQPALIESGKTGEVTVTNAVKRIYGTFNVTKVLVGTADADLNYSGEFTCRLGDETVTGTWGEIQAGDIWHADDTHEIPLGADCSVLSEDRPEHPVANDPSHSWDGEPEFTGAVKAVALDASEINLVTVTNRTKQELGSVIWFKTDADGVLLEGSEWQLTGPDSSSVTVVDCTAAGCENLLDVDPVSGQFKLENLGWGDYVLKETKAPAGYQLRNNEIEFSIGSTDPARLNWDLGELVNEKRDAPVIPLTGGIGRDFFAILGVLVLALGAGTIGFNKLRRREK; this is encoded by the coding sequence ATGCGTACTTCACCGAGGGTTTCGTTTTGGGGCAAGGTAGCTCAGCCCCTCAGTCGGCGCGTGTTGTCAGGCGCTGCAGCAGTGATGCTAGTAGCAGGCCTTGGACTTACAGGCGCTGCTCCAGTTTTAGCTGATGAAGAGACTGAAATTATCCCTGTCGAAGATTCTGACAACAGCACTGAAGAATCGGTTTCACAGGAACCGACAGACACAGAAACTGATACAGAAACTACGCCAGAGTCAGAAGCCCCTGATAAAGACCTTGAGCTACCCACTACGGATTCTTTAGATAAATTACTTAATTCCCTCGGAGAGCAGGGAACTGCCCCATATATTTATTGGGATGTTCGAGACACCGATGGAGAATTAGTACCTGGTGCGACCTTTAAGCTCGAATACCGAGAAGATGATGAATGGGTTTCCGGACCAGACGCCGATCAAATCGAAGACTGCGATGAGTTATGTGCTGAATTAGAAGATCAGGATCAACTTGATATCAACACAACTGCAGGTGAAATCCTTCTAGAAAACCGTGCCTCCGGGCGAAATTCACGATTGGAAGAAGGCGTGAATTACCGTATTAGCCAGGTAGGTGCCCCTGAGGGATACTCTTGGGTAATTGATGGTGATAACACTCAAACCATCGGTGAAGATGACGAAGATCTTGCCGAATGGAATAACGAAGACACTCATCATTTTGGAACCTTTGAGGTGCAAAAAGGCAGCCCAATTGCCATGCGTGCAGCACGTGCTAGCGCAAACTTGACCTGTGAACCAGGCTATGTCTATGGCATCAGCGCTAATGGACAGCTCCAGCAAGTAAGCACAGGAAATGTAACAAGTGTTGGTAGCCGTGCATCTGGCGTATCAAACTTCAACGGCCTAGGCATTGGTGACAACGGCGAAGTTGTCTATGCATACGAGCGCACAAACAGTTCTCGAACTGTAACCATGCATAGCTTTAACGTGGCAAGCGGAAGCTGGACGAACACTGGAGATACCTATGATACGAGTAACTCGCCTGGAAACTACACTGGCGGGTTGGTTGCAGGCGCAATTAACCTGAACAATGGAAAGTACTACTTCGGTGGATTCCAGACTGATAGTTCGTCGGTGTGGGGAAATATTTATTACACACAGGTATTCAAAGTGTGGGAATACGACCCCTCAGGATCCTTTACTTATAAGGGATATATGCCGACCTATAGCGGAAGGAATAATCCAGGTGCGACGAATGGTGATATGGCGTTTAACAGCACAGGAGACTTGTTTGTTGTGCGAGGAAGCGGCACCACTACAACCGTCTTTAGTGTGACTGCCAATAACTTTAACTCCGCTAGTGGTGGACAAATTACTACTTCTGGATCAAATAACTTTACAACGATGAATAACGTCAACGGTGTCGCTTTTGATGCTGCCGGTCGAGGATACCTTGGTGCCGGAGGCGAGATTCGATCATATGCAATGCCTAACTGGAGTAATCAACAAAACGTTGTATCTAGCAGGTATTCCGGTACAGACCTAGCTAGCTGTTCTTCACCAGCTACAATCACCATTGAAAAAGAAGTGATTGGTGGACGCGTACAATCTGAAGATCAGTTCAGTCTCACCCTGCATCAAGGAAATGAACTTCTCGGCTCGGCTACAACCACAGGCTCAGAGCTTGGTATTCAAGAAGATCGAATTGGACCACTACCAACAGCTCGTGGTGTAACACTCAACTTTGCTGAAACAGGCGCAAATGGAGCCAACCTGGCTAACTATGCTTCGGCATACGAGTGCACAGTTACTTATGTTGGCGGAGCCACGATAGACCTTGGGCAACAGCAAGGAAGTTCCGGTTCTGTTTATATTCCAGACGATGGTGACTCTATTAATTGTGTGATTCGAAATTCCCCTCTGGTATCAACAGTCAACATCACCAAGTTAGTTACTGATGCGCAAGGAAACAATCCGCAGCCACGCTCTGGATGGGAAGTTTCAGCTTCTGCATCTATCGTGACCACGCCAGCTACTCCAGTTCAGCAAACAGATGTTGATGGCTCTGCTTCGTGGGAAATGAAGTTTGACAGCTTCGATCAGACCACAAATGTGTCGGTGGCTGAAGTTATGCAAGATGGATACCAATTCCAGTCCGGTGTATGTGAAGTGACTTCACTGACCGGAGCTGAACGCCAAATTGAGCTGACTGGCCCAGAAAATACGGCACTGAATAATATTGGCCCAGGCGATGCAATTGAATGTACATACATTAACAAGCCATCGACAGGTGCCTTCAAGATCATCAAGAAATTCAAAGAAGATAATGTTCCTTCTGGATTTGGTGTGGACACACAATTCAGTGGAAACTATGTGTGCAAAATCGAAGATGCAGTTGTAAAAGAGGGCACATGGACTTCCACTGGTGAAGGTGAAGCCACACTCGATCCAGCTGGTGACAATCTTCCTGCTGGTGCGGAATGTGAAGTTACCGAAACAGAACCTGAATCTACATCTGGTCTTCCAAATGATTCGTGGTCATGGGACACTCCAGAAATTGGTCAACCAGCACTAATCGAAAGTGGAAAAACTGGTGAGGTTACTGTTACTAATGCAGTAAAACGAATTTACGGAACGTTTAATGTCACCAAAGTCTTGGTGGGAACCGCTGACGCTGATCTTAACTACTCTGGTGAATTCACCTGCCGCTTAGGAGATGAAACCGTCACTGGAACATGGGGAGAAATTCAAGCTGGAGATATCTGGCATGCAGATGACACCCATGAAATTCCACTTGGTGCGGACTGTTCTGTCCTTTCCGAGGATCGCCCTGAGCACCCAGTAGCCAATGATCCTTCCCACTCATGGGATGGAGAGCCAGAATTTACTGGTGCGGTAAAGGCGGTTGCACTGGATGCTTCCGAGATAAACCTTGTTACGGTGACGAACCGAACGAAACAAGAACTTGGATCCGTGATTTGGTTTAAGACTGACGCAGATGGAGTACTTCTCGAAGGCTCGGAGTGGCAACTAACTGGTCCTGATAGTTCGTCAGTGACAGTTGTTGACTGCACTGCGGCGGGATGTGAAAACTTGCTGGATGTTGATCCTGTTTCTGGACAATTCAAGCTTGAAAATCTCGGCTGGGGAGATTACGTCCTAAAAGAGACTAAAGCTCCTGCTGGATACCAATTGCGAAATAATGAAATTGAATTTTCCATTGGAAGCACAGACCCAGCTCGATTGAATTGGGATCTAGGAGAACTGGTAAACGAGAAACGTGATGCACCCGTTATCCCACTTACTGGTGGAATTGGTAGAGACTTCTTTGCAATTCTTGGTGTTCTTGTTCTAGCACTTGGAGCTGGCACAATAGGTTTTAACAAACTGCGCCGTCGTGAGAAGTAA
- a CDS encoding SpaH/EbpB family LPXTG-anchored major pilin gives MTSKSSALRRLTSVVGTVAIAVAGVISMGQVASAAVGPDQPDAPKTGSLTVHKYVGEEADPGTGEEIAIPGAVPLGGAEFTLWRLGVDNGGACEAIDLADTNHWTYVPNGAAPADLADVEDDFCIVGAKTSGETDQDGEYTFSNLPLGLYYVQETDAPANIVSKTAPFYVSIPLPHEDQNWLYDVHVYPKNQELDAPTKIINDDAEQPGKGLTVGSVVEWTINQKVPALNEGEEYTSATIWDVLNPAELEYAGTTSVFLNGTPLVEGTDYTIDAGVVSWSLTEKKLAEIKAGDTIEVVFTTTVLAVTETGDIDNPGSEGPDKPGYGSEFNGGTTPGGTTPHTYWGQLTVNKGDTEMVNKLAGAEFAVFNNAENGVCAPEAPETDAIATGTSDADGIVRWDDVTPNDPLGLWIANSPNGELSDANKDYCLYETKAPAGYVAGPSQVVNIKPGTNAKLVVNFENTKKEGPNLPLTGGQGTMAMTVGGIVLMLAGAGAVYVLRRRDNA, from the coding sequence ATGACTAGCAAGTCATCGGCGCTTAGGCGCCTCACCAGCGTCGTTGGCACAGTTGCCATCGCTGTAGCTGGTGTTATTTCTATGGGGCAGGTTGCTTCTGCTGCGGTTGGTCCCGATCAGCCAGATGCACCTAAAACAGGTTCATTAACTGTTCACAAGTACGTCGGCGAAGAAGCTGATCCTGGTACCGGTGAAGAAATTGCCATTCCAGGAGCGGTGCCGCTCGGAGGTGCTGAATTTACACTCTGGCGTCTAGGCGTTGACAATGGTGGTGCTTGTGAAGCCATTGATTTGGCAGATACCAATCATTGGACATATGTACCGAACGGGGCTGCACCTGCAGATCTTGCCGATGTTGAGGACGACTTCTGCATTGTAGGTGCTAAAACCTCTGGTGAGACTGACCAAGATGGTGAGTACACCTTCAGCAACCTTCCTTTGGGTCTTTACTATGTCCAGGAAACTGACGCTCCGGCAAACATCGTTTCTAAGACAGCGCCTTTCTACGTATCTATCCCTCTGCCTCATGAGGACCAGAACTGGCTCTACGACGTTCATGTGTACCCAAAGAACCAGGAATTAGATGCGCCCACTAAGATCATCAACGATGATGCTGAGCAGCCTGGCAAGGGACTTACCGTTGGTAGCGTTGTTGAGTGGACTATCAACCAGAAAGTTCCAGCTCTGAATGAGGGCGAAGAGTACACCTCTGCGACCATTTGGGATGTGTTGAATCCTGCAGAGCTTGAATATGCAGGTACCACCTCCGTTTTCCTCAATGGGACTCCACTTGTTGAAGGCACTGACTACACCATTGATGCAGGTGTTGTTTCTTGGTCACTGACTGAGAAGAAGCTTGCTGAAATTAAGGCTGGCGACACCATTGAAGTTGTCTTCACCACCACTGTTCTTGCTGTAACAGAGACCGGTGATATCGATAACCCAGGTAGCGAAGGCCCAGACAAGCCAGGTTATGGTTCTGAGTTTAACGGTGGCACCACTCCTGGCGGCACCACCCCACACACCTACTGGGGACAGCTGACTGTAAACAAGGGCGATACTGAAATGGTTAACAAGCTCGCTGGGGCAGAGTTCGCCGTATTCAACAACGCAGAGAATGGTGTCTGTGCACCAGAAGCACCTGAGACTGATGCGATCGCAACCGGTACCTCTGACGCTGACGGAATTGTCCGATGGGATGACGTAACCCCTAATGATCCTCTGGGACTGTGGATTGCAAACTCGCCAAACGGAGAGCTTTCTGATGCTAACAAGGATTACTGCCTCTATGAGACCAAGGCTCCTGCAGGCTACGTAGCAGGACCAAGTCAGGTAGTTAACATTAAACCAGGTACCAATGCAAAGCTCGTTGTTAACTTCGAGAACACCAAGAAGGAAGGACCAAACCTTCCGCTCACCGGTGGTCAGGGAACCATGGCAATGACCGTGGGAGGTATCGTCTTGATGCTGGCTGGTGCTGGTGCAGTTTACGTACTACGTCGTCGCGACAACGCATAA
- a CDS encoding class C sortase, which yields MAVAHKSATATAHFRIRGESLKTSPHPEESSNRSGKFPWLQILASLLIVAGMAIYLYPQTASWFNQREQSRVTASAMSQLQQPPNNDVAYRAHQFELAHQYNEALASGAVLNAGANIAVGEGVSDNDELVYHELLSIGDNGFMGRMKYDSLGIDLPIYHGTSEETLKNGIGHLEGTSLPVGGSGTRSVLTAHRGLPEATLFNELDRAQLGDRFTVAVLDRVLTYEVTETHVISPDDTQAIMAEPGKDLITLITCTPLGINSHRILVTAERVTPTPERDVLAAAATPDIPGFPWWAVIFGATALIVLAYIVGSIRKSKREVAVVDDV from the coding sequence ATGGCGGTGGCGCATAAAAGCGCCACCGCCACTGCTCATTTTAGAATTCGAGGAGAATCGTTGAAAACGTCACCACACCCAGAGGAATCGAGTAATCGATCTGGGAAATTTCCGTGGTTACAGATTCTAGCTAGCCTTTTGATTGTTGCAGGTATGGCAATTTACCTTTATCCACAGACCGCGTCTTGGTTTAACCAACGCGAACAATCACGGGTTACAGCTTCTGCGATGTCTCAACTTCAGCAGCCTCCAAATAATGATGTTGCTTATCGTGCACATCAATTTGAGCTAGCGCATCAATACAATGAAGCTCTTGCTAGTGGGGCAGTTCTTAATGCCGGTGCAAATATTGCGGTAGGTGAAGGCGTCTCCGACAATGATGAGCTTGTTTATCACGAGCTGTTGAGTATCGGCGACAATGGGTTCATGGGGCGTATGAAATATGATTCCCTAGGAATTGATCTTCCCATCTATCATGGTACGAGTGAAGAAACGTTAAAAAACGGAATCGGCCACTTGGAAGGCACATCTCTTCCTGTGGGAGGTTCTGGAACAAGATCCGTTTTGACTGCTCACCGTGGGTTGCCGGAAGCTACATTATTTAATGAACTTGATCGAGCACAACTTGGCGATCGTTTTACTGTGGCGGTTCTGGATCGGGTACTAACCTATGAAGTCACAGAAACACATGTGATTTCTCCTGATGATACGCAGGCGATTATGGCTGAGCCCGGCAAGGACTTAATAACCCTTATTACGTGTACTCCGCTGGGTATTAATAGTCATAGGATTTTGGTAACTGCTGAGCGTGTCACGCCAACGCCAGAAAGAGATGTCCTTGCGGCGGCTGCAACTCCAGATATTCCAGGGTTTCCTTGGTGGGCCGTAATTTTTGGTGCAACTGCATTAATCGTTTTGGCATACATCGTAGGGTCAATCCGGAAGAGTAAACGAGAGGTGGCTGTTGTTGATGACGTTTAA
- a CDS encoding class C sortase has protein sequence MGISMSRHKTKGQSPARIIALCIAVIVFLAGLATMMYPIVASSLNDWEQTRAARNYSADREVIPPASQQASLESAIEYNNRVGDLPLYDAWNGPENPVSPEYNEYLTQLSDGNAMGQLVIPSIDVNLPMYHGTDEETLEKGIGHLYGTSLPVGGQSTHAVLTGHTGIVSATILNRLDEVELGDSLYIRTVGQDLKYEVSDIRVVLPEETDSLRIFEGEDLLTVITCTPYGINSHRLLVTGHRVPMDVNEATVFEEAGSKFDWWIAVVASMIVVFLIFIFYRWRKKSTRNSEQETNR, from the coding sequence ATGGGCATTTCGATGAGTCGTCATAAAACCAAAGGGCAATCACCTGCTCGAATTATTGCATTATGTATTGCGGTAATTGTGTTTTTGGCAGGCCTTGCCACCATGATGTACCCAATCGTGGCGTCGTCATTGAATGACTGGGAGCAAACTCGTGCAGCTCGCAATTACAGTGCTGATCGGGAAGTTATTCCTCCTGCTAGTCAGCAAGCTTCACTGGAGTCGGCTATTGAGTACAATAATCGAGTAGGTGACCTGCCACTTTATGATGCATGGAATGGCCCAGAAAATCCCGTTAGCCCTGAGTATAACGAATATCTAACTCAACTGTCAGACGGCAATGCTATGGGGCAGCTGGTTATCCCATCAATTGATGTCAATCTCCCGATGTATCACGGTACTGATGAAGAAACCTTGGAAAAGGGTATTGGCCACTTGTATGGCACATCTTTACCGGTAGGTGGGCAAAGTACTCACGCTGTCCTCACTGGCCATACCGGAATCGTCAGCGCGACGATCTTGAATCGCCTTGATGAAGTCGAGCTTGGAGACAGCCTATATATAAGGACAGTCGGACAAGACTTGAAATACGAAGTGAGTGACATTCGTGTTGTATTGCCCGAAGAAACTGATTCTTTACGGATCTTTGAGGGGGAAGACCTCCTCACGGTTATTACTTGCACTCCTTACGGTATTAATAGCCACCGGTTGTTAGTAACAGGTCACCGTGTTCCCATGGATGTAAATGAGGCAACAGTGTTTGAGGAAGCTGGTAGCAAATTTGATTGGTGGATTGCTGTTGTAGCCAGTATGATAGTGGTGTTTTTGATTTTCATTTTCTACCGCTGGCGCAAAAAGTCCACACGGAATTCTGAACAGGAAACAAATCGATGA
- a CDS encoding surface-anchored protein — MEIQKQKHKPYQNAAPENIPAGVISGLTFEALHIRDVDITTNEGWHLATSLTLKEAENRGYVERFTAVTNVEGIAQFEENLPVGLYLIREVTPSNPHEDHRTSEPFLTTLPVGNAAGDAWQCDVVIKTKESPDPDPTPTPPTPTPTIPIPPVVPPVTTTHQPEEEDSKTPDKESPRSNVLASTGANILWLLGGAILVIIAGVIFVARGRKSQK; from the coding sequence TTGGAAATTCAAAAGCAAAAGCATAAGCCATATCAAAATGCTGCGCCGGAGAATATCCCGGCAGGTGTTATCTCCGGATTAACGTTTGAGGCATTGCACATTAGAGATGTCGATATCACTACTAATGAAGGTTGGCATCTCGCTACTTCGCTGACTTTGAAGGAAGCTGAGAATCGTGGATATGTTGAACGCTTTACTGCCGTTACTAACGTCGAAGGCATTGCTCAGTTTGAGGAGAATCTCCCAGTTGGACTGTATCTAATCCGTGAAGTAACTCCAAGTAATCCGCATGAGGATCATAGAACTTCTGAGCCTTTCTTAACTACGCTGCCAGTAGGAAATGCCGCAGGGGACGCTTGGCAATGTGACGTCGTGATTAAGACAAAAGAATCCCCTGACCCGGATCCGACTCCGACCCCACCGACTCCGACTCCTACGATTCCGATCCCTCCTGTTGTTCCTCCTGTAACGACTACTCACCAACCAGAGGAAGAGGACAGTAAAACTCCAGATAAAGAATCTCCGCGCAGTAACGTGTTGGCCTCCACTGGTGCTAACATTTTGTGGCTTCTAGGTGGAGCAATACTAGTAATTATCGCTGGTGTGATCTTCGTTGCTCGTGGACGTAAGTCCCAGAAATAG
- the leuA gene encoding 2-isopropylmalate synthase, producing MSPNDAFISAPAKIQTPNGPRNEGQAPWNKQRGSAMPFKRYMPFEVEVEEISLPDRTWPDKKITVAPQWCAVDLRDGNQALIDPMSPERKRRMFELLVQMGFKEIEVGFPSASQTDFDFVREIIEKNMIPDDVTIQVLVQAREHLIRRTFEACEGAKNVIVHFYNSTSILQRNVVFRMDKVQVKKLATDAAELIKTIAQDYPDTNWRWQYSPESFTGTEVEYAKEVVDAVVEVMDPTPENPMIINLPSTVEMITPNVYADSIEWMHRNVNRRDSIILSLHPHNDRGTGVGAAELGYMAGADRIEGCLFGNGERTGNVCLVTLALNMLTQGVDPQLDFTDIRQIRSTVEYCNQLRVPERHPYGGDLVFTAFSGSHQDAVNKGLDAMAAKVQPGASSTEVSWEQLRDTEWEVPYLPIDPKDVGRDYEAVIRVNSQSGKGGVAYIMKTDHGLQIPRSMQVEFSTVVQNVTDAEGGEVNSKAMWDIFATEYLDRTAPVEQIALRVENAQTENEDASITAELIHNGQDITVDGHGNGPLAAYANALEKLGIDVEIQEYSQHARTSGDDAEAAAYVLAEVNGRKVWGVGIAGSITYASLKAVTSAVNRALDVNHETVLAGGV from the coding sequence ATGTCTCCTAATGACGCTTTTATCTCCGCACCCGCCAAGATTCAAACCCCAAACGGCCCCCGCAATGAAGGCCAAGCCCCCTGGAATAAGCAGCGTGGCTCCGCAATGCCTTTCAAGCGCTATATGCCATTTGAGGTAGAGGTTGAAGAAATCTCCCTGCCAGACCGCACCTGGCCAGACAAGAAGATTACCGTTGCTCCACAGTGGTGTGCAGTTGACCTGCGTGACGGCAACCAGGCTCTGATCGATCCAATGTCCCCAGAGCGCAAGCGTCGCATGTTTGAGCTGCTGGTTCAGATGGGCTTCAAGGAAATTGAAGTTGGTTTCCCTTCTGCTTCCCAGACTGACTTTGACTTCGTGCGTGAAATCATTGAAAAGAACATGATCCCTGACGATGTCACCATTCAGGTATTGGTACAGGCTCGTGAGCACCTGATTCGCCGTACTTTTGAAGCTTGCGAAGGCGCAAAAAACGTTATCGTGCACTTCTACAACTCCACCTCCATCCTGCAGCGCAACGTGGTGTTCCGCATGGACAAGGTGCAGGTGAAGAAGCTGGCTACCGATGCCGCTGAACTGATCAAGACCATCGCTCAGGATTACCCAGACACCAACTGGCGCTGGCAGTACTCCCCTGAGTCCTTCACCGGCACTGAGGTTGAGTACGCCAAGGAAGTTGTGGACGCAGTTGTTGAGGTCATGGATCCAACTCCTGAGAACCCAATGATCATCAACCTGCCTTCCACCGTTGAGATGATCACCCCTAACGTTTACGCAGACTCCATTGAATGGATGCACCGCAATGTAAACCGTCGTGATTCCATTATCCTGTCCCTGCACCCGCACAATGACCGTGGCACCGGCGTTGGCGCAGCTGAGCTGGGCTACATGGCTGGCGCTGACCGCATCGAAGGCTGCCTGTTCGGCAACGGCGAGCGCACCGGCAACGTCTGCCTGGTCACCCTGGCCCTGAACATGCTGACCCAGGGCGTTGACCCTCAGCTGGATTTCACCGATATACGCCAGATCCGCAGCACCGTTGAATACTGCAACCAGCTGCGCGTTCCTGAGCGCCACCCATACGGCGGCGACCTGGTCTTCACCGCTTTCTCCGGTTCCCACCAGGACGCTGTGAACAAGGGTCTGGACGCCATGGCTGCCAAGGTTCAGCCAGGTGCTAGCTCCACTGAAGTTTCTTGGGAGCAGCTGCGCGACACCGAATGGGAGGTTCCTTACCTGCCTATCGATCCAAAGGATGTCGGTCGCGACTACGAGGCTGTTATCCGCGTGAACTCCCAGTCCGGCAAGGGCGGCGTTGCTTACATCATGAAGACCGATCACGGTCTGCAGATCCCTCGCTCCATGCAGGTTGAGTTCTCCACCGTTGTCCAGAACGTCACCGACGCTGAGGGCGGCGAGGTCAACTCCAAGGCAATGTGGGATATCTTCGCCACCGAATACCTGGATCGCACCGCCCCAGTCGAGCAGATTGCGCTGCGTGTGGAAAACGCTCAAACCGAAAACGAAGATGCTTCCATCACCGCTGAGCTGATCCACAACGGCCAAGACATCACCGTCGACGGCCACGGAAACGGCCCACTGGCTGCTTACGCCAACGCGCTGGAGAAGCTGGGCATCGACGTTGAGATCCAGGAATACAGCCAGCACGCCCGCACCTCTGGCGACGATGCAGAAGCAGCCGCTTATGTCCTGGCTGAGGTCAATGGCCGCAAGGTTTGGGGGGTCGGCATCGCAGGGTCGATCACCTACGCTTCCCTGAAGGCCGTGACCTCCGCCGTTAACCGCGCACTGGATGTCAACCACGAAACGGTCCTGGCTGGCGGCGTCTAA